The window CAGTTCATCGACCCGGAGATTGTCAGGGCGTCCCTGGCCCGCGATGTCATCCGCGTCCGCTCGGCCGCCGAGTCCGAGGCCATGATCCGGGACTATCTGGGCATGGTCTTTCCCGAAAGCGTCGGCCCTGACGGTGTCATTGCGCTCCCGGAGGGGTTCTTCGGAGGGACTCGATGAAGTGGCTGCCGGCGGTGGTGTCCCTGGTCATTGGCGTGGGGGGGTGGTGGGCCGCATCGCTGGCCTTTGGCTCGGCGCTTGTGCCTGCTCCGGCCACGGTGGGAAGGGAGCTTTGGCACATGGCCCTGGAGGCAGAGACCTGGGCCACCCTGGCCATCACGGTGGCCCGTGGGCTTGCCGGGCTGATGATGGCCCTGGCCTGCGCCCTGGTGCTCGGCGTGGCCGCCGGAGCCAGCCCCGCGGCCATGCGCCTGATCACCCCGCTGGTGGCGGCCCTGCAATCGTGCCCGCCCATCCTGTGGATCACCTTGCTCATGGTCTGGGTCGGCACCGGCTCCACCGTGGCCGTGGCCGTGGTCTTCGCCTCGGTCTTTCCGCCCCTGTTCGCCAACATCGCCCAGGGGTGCGCGGCCCTGGACAGGCGGCTGTTCGATATGGCCCGGCTGTATCATGTGCCGCCGATCCGTCTGCTTCGGCGGGTGGTGCTGCCCGGCCTCACCCCCTATCTGCTGGCCGGGCTGTCCTATGCGGCCGCCACCAGCTGGAAGGTGACGGCGGTGGCGGAGTTTCTCGGCTCGTCCACCGGCATAGGCGCCAAGGTGTTCTGGGCCTACCGTATGCTCGAAATTCCCAGGCTCTTCGCCTGGGCGGGCATCATCATTCTGCTGGGCGTCGCCCTGGAGCTGCTTGTCATCGCCCCCTTGCGCAAGTCCGCAGAGACCTTTACCGGAAAGATTCGGGAGCAGGCATGATAGCCATTGAAAACGTGAACTTCGCCATCGGCGGAACCTCCCTGATCCAGAACACGACCCTGCGTGTGGCGGCCCGCGAGGCCGTCTGCCTGTGCGGCCCGTCCGGGGTCGGCAAGACCACGCTCCTCGAGATAGCCGCCGGGTTGACAGCCCCGGACAGCGGCACGGTCTCCCTCGATTCCGCCCGCATCGGCTGCGCCTTTCAGGACGACATCCTCGTCCCCTGGCTGACCGCCCTTGACAACCTGCTTCTGGTCATGACCGGACCCTTGGCACAGGCAAGGGCCGGGGCGGGGGGCTGGCTGGACAGGTTCGGCCTGGACCCTGATATGCGCCCACCCCAAATGAGCGGCGGCATGCGCAGACGGCTCTCCCTGGCCAGGGCCTTTGCCGTGGAGCCGGAAATCCTGCTGCTGGACGAGCCCTTCGCCTTTCTCGACGATCAATGGCAGGCCCGGACGGCCATGCACGTCGAGGCCCATCGGCAAGGGGGCGGCGCCGTGCTCCTGGTCAGCCACCAGGAGCGGCACCTCGACGCCTTCCAGTGCCGGACCGTGTTCATAGACCACGGCCCCATCAAACTCTCTGCCTGAAAAACCACCTGCCCCGGAACCCCGAGCAGACGCCCGAGGGCCAGGACCCGCACAAGAAAGCCGTTCAGGCAGACCTCAACCCCTGAACACGTATGGGCTGGAGCAAAAGTTCCAGCCCTTTCAGTTTGTCTACAGCTCGAAAGACTGACAGAGATCCTCCCCTTACGACAACAACCCGAGGAACCTGAGAACGCACA of the Pseudodesulfovibrio alkaliphilus genome contains:
- a CDS encoding ATP-binding cassette domain-containing protein, whose protein sequence is MIAIENVNFAIGGTSLIQNTTLRVAAREAVCLCGPSGVGKTTLLEIAAGLTAPDSGTVSLDSARIGCAFQDDILVPWLTALDNLLLVMTGPLAQARAGAGGWLDRFGLDPDMRPPQMSGGMRRRLSLARAFAVEPEILLLDEPFAFLDDQWQARTAMHVEAHRQGGGAVLLVSHQERHLDAFQCRTVFIDHGPIKLSA
- a CDS encoding ABC transporter permease; its protein translation is MKWLPAVVSLVIGVGGWWAASLAFGSALVPAPATVGRELWHMALEAETWATLAITVARGLAGLMMALACALVLGVAAGASPAAMRLITPLVAALQSCPPILWITLLMVWVGTGSTVAVAVVFASVFPPLFANIAQGCAALDRRLFDMARLYHVPPIRLLRRVVLPGLTPYLLAGLSYAAATSWKVTAVAEFLGSSTGIGAKVFWAYRMLEIPRLFAWAGIIILLGVALELLVIAPLRKSAETFTGKIREQA